CACACTCTGGCTTGGCCCAAACCTTGTATCCCATCTTCCAGCGTTTTCCACGCCCCACAACTGTAACCACCTTATTGTCTATTCTCCTCCCAAAATTCTCCTTGCACTCCAGGCTCTAGAAAAACCGACCTTTCCCCTCTAAGCCCGCAGTTCGCTCCCACTTGGGGCTCCTTGTCCCACCTCCCTAATGCCTTGCTGGTATCTCTAAGTCCCATGCGCTGCCTGCGTCACACTGTTCCCACATGCAGATGCCCAGGGTCCTCCCGCCCCACCAGGCCAAGGGGCCCTAACCATGCCTGTGCCCCAGTGCAGGtccacagccctggctgcctgcGGGGCCATGGGCCCAAGGCTGCCTTCCCCCATggagctccagctgctgctgggcagcctgggaagATGAGGAACCAGAAAGGAGGGCGAAGCCTtcaccctgcccagcagctctacaacacacacagagcctgCTCCAAGTTGCAGGTTTTGGGTCATGCACTTCCCACCACTTCCCACTGACTCAAGGTGTAAGGTACACCATTCCTTTTGCTCTGACAGTCACTGCTCTTTCCcttgcagaagaaagcaaagagagaCTAGCAAGTAGGGATAGAAAAGATAAAATCCAGATGGGATTATTGCTGAGGCTACCCATGCCCTACAAGATATATTCCACACAGCCTTTGAAACAGGCTGCTCTCTCCAGCCGCACAGCCCTGTGTCACGGGACGCGGACACCAAGCAGAACGATTGCTATGGTTCAGATCGATTGAGCTCACATTTGTCTCCTCCACAGATAGGAGTAAACAGTTtaaatgctttggaaaatatCCTCAAATCTCAAAGCATTTTAGTCTTATTCCCTGGCCATCCTACTAGCAGGGGATAGTAGAATTGTAACGTTATTTCCCAGTTGTCACCATTTTGACATACAGATGAGGCTTTAGGACCATACTGTAAAGCTAACGAGCAATTTTGTAGTTGAGATCAAATATGAGATAGACAATAGGAAAAGATTTATATTTCCACAATCACTGCAGAATCACTCTCTCCAAGGCTCTGAAACTGTTTTGGAAAGTAACTGTGTTTTTTGAAAGAGGTCAAAAGCCCAACATTGTATGAATTGCTGGAGCCTGACAACCTCAGAGCTGATTTGCTGAGACATGGAGCATTTAGCTGGTTCAGTGACCTATGTGGAGCTGTGAGTTCTCACTGCTCGTACAGGTCATATCCAGCATGGTTCTTCCATTGCCACACAGTAAGCCACTAGAAAGAGCTCTCAGGGCTCCTGGTTCAGAATTCTGATGGAATCTTTCTCTCTGTTACACTATTTCCTAATGTTATTAATTTTggtattaaaatgtaaatttttacTCTCATTATCTCCAATAATTTGCAATCACACTCCATTTGCAAATCCCTAATCAAGTAAGCTCTTGTCTCCTTCCTATTAGAAGAGAAGCTCCCTTCTGTTACCATCCTTCAGGATACAAGTAACTTTTATTTAAGTAAAGGACAGTCGCACACACAAATGACACAGATGGAAAGAAATCCATCACGGGATTCCAAGGTGATCGCAATCACCTATTAATCCAAACCACTTCTCCCTTACAAGCTGAAAATCCTCCTCTTAGTTCTAACAGCCATCTTCCTTCATTCTCATAACCCCACCACTGATGGTCCACAATTGTCAGACTCCCAGGTTCACTTCTGAGCCTGAGGCAGTCAGCTTCCCTCCCCCACCAGTAACACAGCTCTACCTCTCTGCCTCTACCTCTCTGCCTCACCTTCTGAGCCCTCTCCTCCCAGAtgcctttcagaaatacaaGCATGGAAAAAGGGAAGCCGACAAGGTGCTCTTTAGACCATAAGCACTACCAAAACTGccattttaatgctttctttcaCAGCAACTTTCAACATCCACTAAAGAATAAAGAGAAGTGATTCTCTTCTTCCTACTGAGGCACTAGCAGCAACTTGCCCTCTTCCTCTGTGGCAGGAGAGGATGCAGTGCATGCACAATCACCAGTCCCTCTCTTCTGGAAGGAAATCTTGAATCTCTTCTCTTTGTGGTAGCCAAAATGTGGTAGCTGATTGCAGGGCCCCACACAGTGGGAGCAGAAGTCTTTTGCATTGCTATGATCATTCACTGCCATGTACATCCTGCAGAACTCCAAGGTGACTGTCACACCACATGatgagcttttaaaatactttttatgaAATAACTACAAGATAGCACAACaaatcatttattttaactAGGAACCAAAAGcgtggttttgttttcattcttgaCAGTGTCCTTTCAAGTTGGTTTTAAGGGGATCTGGCAGCAAAACTAAGTGAACAGAAAAGATGACAAGATATTATGTATGTGGcagattttttaatagattGCAAGTGAAGAGCAGAAGAAGGACAATGTCTAGCCAGAAGCCATTACAGTAATCAAAACGAGAGATGACTAATGAATGAACTAAGTGTacccacagcaaaaaaataccATCTTCAGACTCTGTAAGCATTTAGCTGAACAAATGAAACTCACCAGATCTGACAACTATACTAACATATAAACAGATCACGGTAAGACCTTATTATCAACATCTGCTAGATCCTCCCCCAGTCAGTCCACCCTACTTTGCTACAGTGGCAAAACACTGAAAGATGTTATTTTCTCTGCCTGGCTATTGCAgtctcctccttcctcactTCCCTAACATTTATTGTGCTCAAGTTGGAACACTACAGAAAAATGCATCAATTGTACCAACTATGCCTGCTTCTCTTCAGACTCTTTCCTGGCTCCTGTACCTTTCAGAACAAATTACAAGCCATGTTTCAAGGCATGCACAAGTCTCCCCTTTTGCTCGTCTTAAAGCCTCCATCTCCTTCCATTTTGCCAGTATCCCACTGTCCTACTGAAGCCTGGGTGCCATCTGGTTTTCCTCTGCCTTCACTTCCACCTTTCTCATCATGTCTCCTCTTCTTGCCTGAAATTCTTTCATTAACCCACTcttactgtgctgctttgcACCGCCCTCCTTCATACTTTTCCTTCCATTGCGCACCTTTCAGCACACAACCCACCTAGGAGCATTCCTGTTACTATGAGAAGTGGAACTAAATGGAACTAAGAAGACAGGCAGTAATTTTCACTGCTCAATCACTGGCACTTGGTCACATTTTATCTCTGCTCTACATCTATGCGTTATCTATTTCAATTGCAGCCTCTTGAGAACACAACTTTCATTTCTGATTTGTCTGTAAAGCACAGACTTGGTGCTAGCACCAAACGACAAGAGTGAGGACATACATTTATAGAGCATCTTTCATATGAAGTGATTTACAACCACCTTATGCTCTGCTCACCAGTGAAATGCAAAGCCTTCTGGAATGAAATACAGCAACTCTGTACAACCATTTAGGACAGGAAATTAAGGTTATTGCTATCCAATTTAAACTACTAGAGAATTTTAGGCAGGCAGGCTGTAATTACAATAGATTGCATCTGGCTGCATCCCACAGAATAAAATTTGTAAAACATCCCATTGACTTCCCTGCAAATGGCCGTGACCTCCATTTCACCTCTCTCCACTAAAATCCTGCATCTCCAGCTGCACAATGCCCTCTACCAGTGTGTTACAGAACACTGAAATCAGCTCTCCACTTCCCCTAACAttcctgcttttccaaaatTACATTCTTGATTGCTGTTACTTGGGCCATGAAAAATTCGCCTGAAACAATGCACTTAAGGATTAAGAAATGTTCAATTTGAAGCAAATGgtaacatgaaagaaaaagaaaggaacattCACATCTACATACACATTTGACTCGTATTCATTTGTGAAGCAATCCAAATTATACATAAAAACTCGGCACAACTTCCCATACTTGCTATAggaatatacatacatacatacatacacacacaagaTGACTGGTGACTCAGAGACAACCAGGTGCCTCATTTCAGAAGAGTATTTCTAACATCATGTGTCACACTTAGCTACATGACTCGTATCTATCTATTAAACTAACTTCTTCACCAGAACATTGCTATCAAACCTTTGTCCtcaaagaaaattacagttttggGGTAGactgtacagaaaaaacaggagaaataaaagaCTGTCCTCAAACAGAGATgacaaagaggaagagagaactGGTTTGGCTGCTTACCTGGAGATGACTGGAAGTAGCAGCAAGGCAGACAAATTTATGAAGGACAGTAACTGAAAAAGCGCTACAGACCCAGTGCTTATTAACAGCGACAGTGCAAGACAACAGAAGCAGCCTGCAAGTGAGTCTGTTAATGAAACCTGAGGGAGATACTGCTAGacaaaaacactttaaaaggcAGGGCCTTGAACATCTAGCACCATGGCTTAACAAAAACAGATAACAAGGCAGTGGCCTTGAGAGTCTTGCACTTTGGCTTAACACAGCTGTTCATGACAACGTTGCCATTATCTTCCATCACATGGCACCATGTATTAGCTTCTTAACTACTGAGACCTGAGAAAGCAGTTCAACAACCCTGTGGCCCTGAGATAAGAACATTGTTACCTTCCCATACAAATCCCAAAGGTACTACTGAGGCCAGGagaaaggctggaaaagattactacagaagaggaaaggctATGGAAGTGTTAATTAACATCTGGAGAGACccaaaatgctttctgtgtCACCAGTGTCACTGGTTCTGCTCCAAGAAAAGGATTTATGGATACAGTGACAGAGGACATCTGACTTAAAGCAGGGGAGCTGCTGTTAGGCATCCACTTTACTTAAATCTTCCAGCTCTGACtgtaaaaaaattccttttaacCAAAAATTTAGTAGGATTGTCAATGTCATATCAGTGAActatcaaacattttaaaaaaattggaaaatgaCAGTTGCCATGCAGTGCCTTTACTTACctcaattactttaaaaataaaatagcagctACATTGAAAGGATCTCCCTTTAATTTTCTTGTGTgaataacaacagaaaaactaaaaGCCTGCCAAGTGCTTATAGTTGTGAGCAACTTCAGCCCTGTGAGTAGTTctactgaagaaaacagaactacTCATGGTAGTAAGTACCTGTCACTCTTCCAGCACTAAGTGACAGACACAGAACATACTTAAGGAAGTGATACCCTTTACAGACATCAGCTGACATCTCATGCACCTAACAGAGGAAGCAAAGAGAGCTATTTAACACACAGagtaaacacacagaaacagagagaggTATTTTCCTTGTCTCTGATTATTTCTGCAGCAATAATAATCACTGGTATTATTAAGAACAGGTAAAAAAGTCTTGAGGCAGAAGTAAGTTTTAAAGGATGCCCCTTTAAGACAGATCACAAAATGgagtatttaaatatatgttgcatacatttttttcagtcttaaaacAACCAGGTAAAACTGCGAGAACTGATTTTCAAAGGAAGTCTCGATTCCTTTTCTGTAACCTCATGCAGACATTTCAACAGCTGTTGCTGCTTGATAGTACGTGGCTTGCACCATATGGTCTTACCACAGAAATAACCTTGAGGCTTTGGCTCTGCAGTTACTTGTACGTAGAGATACCAAGGATAAACTCTGAAGAATTGAACTGCTTTGAATAAACCAAATGGTTGAAAGCATCCTACAGCTTGAGTGTATTTAAGGGTTTGAAATTTATCGGGAAACatacttgttttcaaaataatgctGAATGTTTCTTATTCAGGTTTCcccaaagagagaaaaaatctCATGCTTTCATACAACAGACATTTTTATAAATTGGTGTGTTTGTGCACAACTGTCAACTGTAGCCCAGTTCAATGGGTGTCGGAACAGAAATCCCACTACAAAAATCCAAGTGGAGTTTGTAAAAACGCTGCTCTGTCAACAGGGGAAACAAGGTTTGGCCTTGGGCAACTGATACCATCAATTTACTCCTGCAATAGCTTCCTCCTATGTTCTGATTCATAGGACTCCTTTGAAATGGTATGTCCACCCTTGTGTTATTCTGTACAGCAGACAATTTACAGGACAGAAAAACCTGCCCCATTCAAAGTTGCTTTCCAGATGTGAAGGACCAACTTCCCACACTAGCCTATGCCattcaaagaacaaaagcaagacTTTAATTCTCAATCGAAAATAATCTTCAGTGAAAAATCATATCTTCCTTGGTGTGGTTAGTGCCATAAAACTAAATTAAGACGGGGTTCTCAGAATCTGACCGATTCTGATTTGAATTCAGAATGTGGCTTCATACAGGAAAATTATACTTGCAGTCTTCTTTGTAAACATTCTCAGCTCTGTTGTAATAACTGTAGTAATGTGGACTGAATGCAGAAAATACGTTTTTACAATTTCTTATTCACCCAGCTGCTAAAACACCAAATGATCTACATGACATATGCACATGCTGGAGTTGCTTCATTTGTTATGATGTACAATTTCTCAAAAAGAACAGCTTTAGATGATCTGCACTGCTGAATCCCAGAAATGCAATCTGCTTTGTCCTTATTTAAGAAATACATCTTAGAATACACATGTGAACTATTTGTAAATATGActgactgacttttttttatttttagcacagCATTTGGGCTAAGTCTTGTGGCGAGCTTATGCATTGATGATGTACAATATTAGTCATTAGAATGGCATCTGAAGCTTTTTTCATGAACACAAGCCAAAGTCAATATCCCACCATTTAAATAATGCCTTTAATAATtacagcaaatatttaattttcaaacaaatatCCTTTTGCTCTCTCAGAATCAACAGCAGCAGTTACCATGATGGTTCACAATTAATAAGGACCCAGGAGAAAAACCTCACACAATCAGTACTTTTCATCTACATATTTATGAAATTTCATCAATTATTCATGTAATATTTACTACTGGGAGTGGTGAATATGACAATCATCTCTGCTGGAGAACCAGTCagttctctttaaaatgttgcaAGCAGATTAAATCAATTCTAAAACTGTTACATAGAGATTAAGGGACATTTTTAGGACTTGCATGTTTTGCATGAAACTATTGTTTTCAATTAACTGAACCACAGTTTTCCTAATTGATCAACCCCCACGATCTTCTTTAGAAGCCTAGACTTACAGCCACAGTGTGAATCACCCTGCAATTCCCAAGAGATGCCAAATCTTACTGAAACCTCTCTCTGATGCAGTAGTTACCTAGCAGCAAAACCTAGCAACCCTGTAGCATGAGATTAATCCCAGAATGATCATCATAAAGTAGTATCTAAAAGATACTTAACTATGCCATCCAAAGGTATATAAAAACACAACGAAAAAATGCTCAGGCTTCTAACTGTACAGCTATACAAATTACACAAGACTACCCAACAGCACAAACTATTTATTTGTTGTTCACCAAGGTCTCATTTGCTCAGCCCTCCCAACAAACACGGAAAGAACCCAGACCTACAAAGGGATGCACAAAACATTTAGATGTGACTAAGATATTAAAAACCCTTCCTTATCTACAATTTAAGATTTGAGCGATGAAATCCTTTAGTCCCTACAGCTAGTGGGGAACTGCAAAATTCCTCAGGTATAGGTTCTGCTCAGTTGCTTGGAATGAAAGTCCTAGCAGGGTACTTGAATGAAACactttctcccctttctcttcTACAACATCGTTAAGCATTTTCAGATCACCTTAGCGTGACCAAGACACGAACAAAAGACAGCCAGACCTAAGTCCTCCTTGTTCTGAGCTGTCCATCTGCACCTTACCCTACAGCAACAGTGTGCACAACCCTCACCTGAGAGAAAGGGGATTACTCTCAAGAACTGGTACTATGGTGCCAGCAGGAGAAAACGTTAGTCAAAATGTAGCATTTTCCTTGAGGGATGGGATGTCCTTGCTCTAAatcagggaagagaaaaacgGGAACTAGGTTTCTTACCTCCTTAATAAATCCCTGTCACACCCCATAACATCTCTTATTAGCTATCTGGGGGTTCCCCGCACAGCTCACTGGGAACCTACATGCTTCACTGTACAGCTGAAGACTCCACCAGGTGACCTGCACTTAAAACATTTGTCCTGGCAACACTCTGCAAAGTCCCTTTGCAAATGTAGCCTGAAGTCTAACCGCTCAAGCCTTCACTTTGTTTAGAACACTCCAGTTCCACAAAGAGCTGTGTATGTCGAAGGTGGGCTTGGGTTGAAGCAGCTTTTAGATCCACTGGTCAGGCACAAAAGAACTAGATTCTTTGGGTGTGCCCTAAAACTACTATCATGCAAACAGAGGTTAGGAGGGAATCCAAACCTTCACAGAAGTGCCACTTCTGGAAGTGCCAActttcctgctttgctttacttacacagagcaaaaaaaccTATCCTCCAGTGAGAAGGGGGAAAGGTAATTCAATCCTTGCACCAGTTAAAACTCTCAGCTTTCCTCTGGGACTAGGAAGAGAGTATTAGGGGTGTGGACACTAAAGAGTAAATCCGAGTCAGATTCTTGCTGAACTGCCAGTCGTCACCAAGCTGTAAGATACAGCTGGACCCGGAAAACTGATAGCAAAGAGCTCTGGTATACATCCCTAGGCTGCCAAGTCATACATTtaactataaaaaaatacataatggACTATGACAGTGCTTTTAAGAGAATGGTTTGGCcacagtgaaaaataagaaccagaaagaaaataaagactcTTGTGGTTCTTGTCCTTCAAAACCAACAGAAGCTTTATCCACGTCATAAGAGCTACCTGCATGAAGACCACCACATACACCCTTGGCTGGCCACGTTCTGAAACACACATGCTGACAGAAGTGCTTTCTGAAGTCATCTGCCAGTGAGGGGTTACAAGCAATAATGATGCAAGAAATTGCTGAATACTGAACTATTATaatgctgaatttatttttctcatgtctAGCTACCCACAGCAGCCACTCTGTTAGTTATACCCAGTTTTGACTACAATCAGCAATTGATTTTAAGCACTTCTGTGAACACAAGTGAGTCATTCACTGCTTACCTTAAATCTTTCTGAAACCCCTTCAGTGATGCTGATTGTGAATTCGGCTATTTTAGGAGTACGGAACTTTCCCTTCTTGCGATCAGGTTCAtattctgtttttgttttgaccacaaccttttttaaaagaaaaaaaaaaaaaagctgtcagttGAAACTAGCCACAAGTATTTTATTAACTCCTCTTTTACCTGCTTACAAGTGCATCTAGCACAGAATTCCCCCACACGCTTTGTGTAATTCTTTTTCGGAAGCTGtaagttgttatttttttctgtcatagCAATCATCAACAAAATTATCTCTCAAACAGGTTTTGATGGACCTACAGAAAGACTTGTTATGCAACAGTTTCACAAGTGTTCaatgttttcagctgtggtGGCACTGTGCTGCTATACTAGGCAAACATCTACTCAGTTCAAATCCAAATCATGAAGCTTCCCACTTCTGTACATTTTGAAAATAGCCACCTCCATGTGCTTCAGGAGATCCCATTAACGGCATTTCAAACTGGAGACAAATAGGATGAGAGAATTATTGAAGAGTACCCACAGAAATCTAGCAGACGATGATGCTGCCAGTAGCCATGTTCTGTGAAGGCAGGATTTTGAGTTTAAGAGTAGGAAATGACCCATCTAGTTGCTATTCACTATGTGCTAGACTACAGCTCTTGGcactctttatttttaacatctaaCTTCTCATTCACCAACTGCAAGCAGAAAGATGCACATAAACCCTCGAGTTAATGAGATTTCTTGAAACACCCAAGGCTCTTTAACTTCACTTTATTCCTTCCTATGAGCTACTGCCCCAAGCTACACTACATAGCACCTTGCTGTACTCCTAAAATATTAATTACGTCAGTCATATCTCGTGCTCTCCTAGGCATTCTAATTGTACGAATTTTTCACATACCTAACCTATTTGCCtcattttgtcttctgcaaTTTTTCAGGATCTTTTTCAAAGTATCACTCTCAAGACAGGGTACAGCTTGTTGTATTGACAGTGGTATTAAGATTTGCTCgattttctctgttgtttcaAAGAATAAACAGACTCTTCTAGACTCTAATCTAGTCTCTTCTAGATTTTTATAACCAAATTCTATCTTCAGCGCAGCCCATGGTATCAATAGCAGCTACACTACTCTGAAGTTAAGACTGTGGCACTTGCAGGTAGCCAGGCACTGAAACTAAAGCTTTGGGTTCCCCgctccttccttccctgaaaTGGTATCTAGAATGTGTAATTGTACCTAGACTCAGTACCACAAAGCTTATTAAATGCTTTTACAGCATTACACATACACGTGCAGGACACAGGTTGAGAAACTACTTTACCTATTTTCAGCTATAACTAGTAAGATAATAATTATTAACTATTTAACTTTACAGCTGCCCAACAGCATCAAGGAAGTAAACTgcctgaagatttctggaacgctttttagcattttacttcccttcctccccctttaCGTTGCATAATCTCAAGCAACTCAAATCACATTCAGCTGACACTGAACGTACAGTTCTATCTACTTGGTTATGTAATGTCTTCTTTTGTTTAACATACCTAAATATGAATTTAAATCAGTTCATCCCTTTAATTTAGAAGCTGTCAAAACCATCAAATTCTTAGCACTGTAGTCACTACTGTTCAAGAAGTTATGCTTCACTGCCACACTGGAGCCTTGTAAGTGAGTAACAAGCATAGATAGATGAAGTATACACTCCTATTCATTATACATGAGTGTCTTCATACTTCAGAATTTGATCTGTGTGTCCATCTTGActtagtttccttttttcttatcaGTTGCTCTACTACTGCCTTTGAGCCTGCAGCAACCAGTAAATATACATCGACATGACTAACCAGTTACAGAATGAAGCCAGTAGGACCAATAAATACATGATcgtattttttcccctctatgttcacagaaggaaagaaaagctaatATACAAATAGCATAGAGGAGGCAATCCAAGTCCTTTATTTAAGCTTCCAGTCTAGTTATTCACTTGCTTTTGTTCAAGACAAATGCTGTGAAGGTGGGAGGAGTTCCACCCCATTCTACCAGGAGCAATCGGGCTGGCACAGAACCTCCTGGGTTCACTACAGAAGCTCTGCTCAGGTTAAAGCGAGCACCATACAGGTCCCTAGTTCAGACTCCTGCTTAGCGCTGCAGTCACTGGTCCTTGGTAATTGGTTAAATCCAGTCACCAGTTGGCAGGCTCATCAGGCACAGTAAGACTTAACTTGTTTTAAAGCCTTAGGGTGCAGTTTTGTCCTTGGTTACAAGATTTACACCCATGTAACCAAGGGCAGAAAATGGACCCTCAGGCTCTCTAACAGCTGTTATGGCTTATTGCATTTATGCCTGCCAACTGGTCACCACACACAACACAGAATAATGTGGATAGCAATTAAAGTGGAGgtcacaaatttattttattgtctaCAAGCAACACTCTGCTGAGGCAAATTCTACATGCCAAAATTCTTCAACCCGAAATAAgatgatgtgattttttttgagcTATGAGGAACGTATAGCTATCAGTTTATCTAGAAGTATAATTGTGAGAAGACACAATgccaaaaatgaaaatcagcaTGAAGCTGTTACTGACCATTTCCCAGGTAAATTCTGTATGTTTCAAAGACTGCAAAGCTTTTTTGCCAGATGTGTAGCAAGAAATTTGCAAGTATCCTAGTGAAATAGGATActgaaatagctgaaaaagTATCTTACTACTGTATGCCTTACCTGTAAGTAACACTGAATTCTTTATtgtgaggaaaataaatgtatttacagGCTATCACATCACCTTCCTAAATCCTTAGTAATCAAGCCGTGTAATGAGGAATGCAGGGTGCCCATTTCCCTTCCAACCTGTAAGCAGCACATCTGACTATACCCTTCCAGTTACAGAGCACCTGAATTGCCTGTTTGGAGGGGTTTGAACCAACTAAGTTGCCAAGGCAAAAACTCAGTGGCCTGTTCTCATCTCATTATTTCAGCTTGTCTGGGGCTAGTATTAATTTCCTATGGAATCGCAGAAGGAACATGGaagttttttctctctgtggcCAGCCTGCCCATGCACATCTTGCAGAGAAATAAAGCACTGCTTTATCCCCCCGTTAGGTGGGCATTTTCTGGAGAGAGCAAATTCATGTCATTCACAGAGAATACACAGTACCttccagataaaaaaaaaaaaaaaaaaaaaaaaaaaagaagaaagaagacagaaCAGGAAGGGCTATAACAATAGAGCATAGAGAAGCTTGCATTTGCATGTTTATATATTTCATACAGCAGGACTAAAATCTATGTATGTTTATTGCTAACATCTCCAACCACTTTTTAAAGGTGAATCACTACTACTGATTTTCATTCACTTAactgttaggtttttttctccagagggAACTGGCATGCCTTAAAACACCCTGTATTTCTTGACATTTCTAAGCTGCTCATTACACGTAACCTATTCTTTTGTTGTTTGCCTGAGATTTGGGTGTGATTCTCCAGGGTGGAAACTAAAGCCTACTGTACCTTATCGGGAGGTGGGAACTGGAGCTGATTGACATCCAGGGGTGTGATCAGGGGGATGGTGTCAAATCCATCCTCCAAAAGGGGCTGCTTTGTGCTCTTCTCGCTGAAATTATTCCCCAGTTTCACCATTCTTCCAGGATAGAGGGATTTTCTGCcggcacacacaggcacacacgcACAGAAACGCAAAATGTCAGAAATCCGGAATGCATGAGCCCTGTCCCCAGCCGCCGGGGAACCCCAAATACCTCACGGCTGGGAAAAAATTAGGGGCTGGTCGCTGTGTGCCTCGGTTACGTTTTGGGTAAGTAAGAACGACAGCCAGGGCTTTTATTGtcaaagttaaaaaacaaaaacccctccaaaaaccccaccaaaaaaccagaaGCACCCCAACCCCCCGGCACGTCAGCCTGAGCCGAGCGGTGCCTTCCCGCACGGCCCCGGCGATTCATCGCCCCTCGGCCCGCGGGATCGGGGGGGCtccggcggcggcccccgccccggccccggtcCCCGCCACACCCCCCGCTCGCCCCGACCCGgcgcccccgctgcccgccccccgcAGCGGGGCCGTGCCCAAGGGCCCCCCGCAcgctccccccgccgcgccccgccatGGCTCGCCCCGGCCTCCCCTcacaggggcaggggctggggccgcccgcggccgccgggctggcgggcggcgccgccgccactCACCGCCGCGGCTCCCGGCCTTCCTCGGGGGGCGGCGAGGCGTCGTTCCGCCGCGGCCCG
This genomic interval from Falco peregrinus isolate bFalPer1 chromosome 2, bFalPer1.pri, whole genome shotgun sequence contains the following:
- the NSG1 gene encoding neuronal vesicle trafficking-associated protein 1 isoform X2; translated protein: MVKLGNNFSEKSTKQPLLEDGFDTIPLITPLDVNQLQFPPPDKVVVKTKTEYEPDRKKGKFRTPKIAEFTISITEGVSERFKNNQCIPAGLENYYSEQDSSARGKFYTVINHYNLAKQTITRSVSPWMTVLSEEKLSEQETEAAEKSA